In the genome of Mucilaginibacter defluvii, one region contains:
- a CDS encoding relaxase/mobilization nuclease domain-containing protein yields the protein MVAVIKSGHSIRRIFNYNELKLKEGKAELLCAQNYPLDTEKLSAAQRLNMLLKQAELNKNVTRNSIHISLNFDPSETALTKPILTEIASAYMERIGFGDQPYLVYQHHDAGHPHLHLVSLKIKADGSRIDTQNIGRKLSEPARKELEQEYNLVRAEDQAKKDYKIKSAYSAKIEYGKSESRRSIANVLDAVLPSYKYKSLPELNAILRQYNVIADRGLKDSSTYRNGGLFYKIIDRDGTPVGVPVKASLFHSQPTLKFLEKRFENAPADNLKTRIKNAIELSLLKSPRQSLQSLADNLIKDGIYLAVRQNEDGIIYGLTYVDNVNRCVFNGSDLGKAYSAKGLLERLSTINQPGVKQEQVSRQQQLFTKEEAEQQSKPSGSEIMDALLHQETGGDYVPYPFKKTRKKKKRRNLSNNN from the coding sequence ATGGTTGCAGTAATCAAATCCGGACACTCGATCAGGCGCATTTTTAACTACAACGAACTAAAGTTAAAAGAAGGAAAAGCGGAATTGCTTTGCGCCCAAAATTATCCTTTGGACACAGAAAAATTAAGTGCTGCACAGCGGTTAAATATGCTGCTGAAACAGGCAGAGTTGAACAAGAATGTGACCCGCAACAGTATCCATATTTCGCTCAATTTTGACCCGTCGGAAACGGCGCTTACTAAGCCTATACTAACTGAAATTGCATCGGCCTATATGGAGCGCATCGGGTTTGGTGACCAGCCATATTTAGTGTACCAGCATCACGATGCCGGTCATCCGCACCTGCACCTCGTATCATTAAAAATTAAAGCTGACGGTTCAAGAATAGACACGCAGAATATCGGCAGAAAATTGTCGGAACCGGCACGCAAAGAACTGGAGCAGGAGTATAACCTTGTACGGGCAGAAGACCAGGCAAAAAAGGACTACAAAATTAAATCTGCTTACTCAGCTAAAATAGAATACGGCAAGTCAGAATCCCGGCGTTCCATTGCCAACGTCCTGGATGCTGTTCTGCCGTCTTATAAATACAAATCGCTGCCAGAGTTGAACGCGATCCTGCGCCAGTATAATGTTATTGCAGACCGTGGACTGAAAGATTCCAGTACCTATCGCAACGGCGGTTTATTCTATAAGATCATTGACCGAGATGGTACTCCGGTAGGTGTGCCAGTAAAGGCCAGCTTATTCCATAGCCAGCCAACACTGAAATTCCTCGAAAAACGCTTTGAGAACGCACCAGCAGATAATCTAAAGACGAGAATAAAGAATGCTATAGAGCTGTCGCTCCTCAAATCACCACGGCAGTCCCTGCAGTCCCTTGCTGACAATTTAATAAAGGATGGTATATACCTCGCTGTCCGCCAAAATGAAGATGGTATTATTTACGGGCTGACCTACGTTGATAATGTAAACCGGTGCGTATTCAATGGCAGCGATCTTGGCAAAGCCTACAGCGCAAAAGGACTTTTAGAAAGACTCTCAACCATCAACCAACCTGGAGTAAAACAGGAGCAAGTATCTCGTCAACAGCAACTGTTTACAAAAGAAGAGGCCGAGCAACAAAGTAAACCCTCAGGCAGTGAAATAATGGACGCCTTGCTGCATCAGGAGACAGGTGGCGATTATGTTCCATACCCATTTAAAAAGACCCGCAAAAAGAAAAAAAGAAGAAATCTATCGAATAATAACTAA
- a CDS encoding plasmid mobilization protein, which translates to MEKQQDFRKKWLHIRLTDSEHDTISKNFRKTTCRKLSDYARHVLLGKPVIATYRDKSLDDLMAEAILLRKELNNIGNNFNQAVKRLHTIDKSDDALKLIRSWEQGKTLVENKVAEIKDYIEKIASQWLQ; encoded by the coding sequence ATGGAAAAGCAACAGGATTTCAGAAAAAAGTGGCTGCACATCCGCCTGACAGATAGTGAGCATGATACTATTAGCAAGAATTTCAGGAAGACTACCTGCCGGAAATTGAGCGATTACGCCCGCCATGTGTTGCTCGGCAAACCGGTTATTGCCACTTACCGAGACAAATCTTTAGATGACCTTATGGCAGAAGCCATCCTGCTCAGGAAGGAGTTAAACAACATCGGCAACAACTTTAATCAAGCGGTAAAAAGGCTGCATACAATCGATAAATCGGATGATGCCCTAAAGCTTATCCGTTCCTGGGAACAGGGTAAAACGCTTGTTGAAAACAAGGTTGCAGAGATCAAAGATTACATTGAAAAAATAGCTTCACAATGGTTGCAGTAA
- a CDS encoding molybdenum ABC transporter permease: MVLILGIILTVVGYILRYQVNRRKFYRRNAAGVELFKTYAGYRVTTKVEGLLKLIGFVLIFAGLFFIAVHFFNNNMARHYRDKAAKERSK; the protein is encoded by the coding sequence ATGGTACTTATTTTAGGCATTATCCTGACAGTTGTAGGTTATATCCTGCGATACCAGGTCAACAGGAGAAAATTTTACCGGAGAAATGCTGCCGGAGTAGAACTATTTAAGACGTATGCCGGTTATAGAGTGACCACCAAAGTGGAAGGGTTACTCAAACTCATTGGCTTTGTCCTGATCTTCGCCGGGCTATTTTTCATTGCTGTACATTTTTTTAATAACAACATGGCAAGGCATTACAGGGATAAGGCTGCAAAAGAAAGAAGTAAATAA
- a CDS encoding PRTRC system ThiF family protein, translated as MNDSLIALGHAGLMVRLWDDDIVTTANLGRQRFAECETGLYKSVALINRANRWSGTNWKAETVRFQKDVTGRPPEHYEACIYLSCVDTVQARFAIAEILTLMCDRSSYFNTPKYWMDYGNSQYSGQVILSTIGNIRQPNSKKYDVVAKLPFVTEEFGDLLRQSEETDDTPSCSLAEALERQDLYINSSLAQMGSSLLWSLFRNGLTAYKGFFLNLKDFRSQPIPVA; from the coding sequence ATGAATGATAGCCTGATTGCTCTGGGCCATGCGGGTTTGATGGTGAGGCTTTGGGACGATGATATAGTGACGACAGCTAATTTAGGCAGGCAGCGATTTGCAGAATGCGAAACAGGATTATATAAGTCTGTGGCGCTCATCAACCGTGCTAACAGGTGGTCAGGCACGAACTGGAAAGCGGAAACCGTCAGGTTTCAGAAAGATGTTACAGGCAGGCCTCCTGAACATTATGAAGCCTGCATTTATCTATCATGCGTGGACACCGTGCAGGCACGATTTGCCATTGCTGAGATATTAACTCTGATGTGTGACCGTAGCAGCTATTTCAATACCCCTAAATATTGGATGGACTATGGTAACAGCCAGTACTCCGGTCAGGTTATTCTGTCCACCATCGGCAATATCAGACAACCTAATTCTAAGAAATACGATGTTGTAGCAAAACTGCCTTTTGTCACCGAGGAATTTGGCGACCTGCTCCGGCAGTCCGAAGAAACGGACGATACGCCGAGCTGCTCACTTGCTGAAGCTTTGGAAAGACAGGATTTATATATCAATTCATCTTTGGCGCAGATGGGAAGCTCTTTATTGTGGAGTTTGTTTAGAAACGGATTGACAGCATATAAAGGCTTTTTTTTAAACCTGAAAGATTTCAGATCACAGCCTATTCCTGTTGCCTGA
- a CDS encoding PRTRC system protein B, translating to MENDIKSAFGTLYHPITALVFYRSEDLLKGSYVECFDMDRNGLPVNAHPLTVREAGRLAQSLRVAKETETPVLKSDGIMAANILQVDTSANRVVWYTKAMQQNFYFRDGLGIPNGRANVPALLWVADRNSLNIYALKSNRRPKDSTPLYHAPFFNVYADGNVCMGTVDVRIKKTASLKEFTTAWEGYFFNSYFSHLVNEHNPVNGNCVSLWKSLIENGEDFPKDRLIVTKRTIKKLLLWTAKK from the coding sequence ATGGAAAACGATATAAAATCAGCCTTCGGAACGTTGTACCATCCTATAACAGCACTGGTATTTTACCGCTCTGAAGACTTGTTAAAAGGTAGTTACGTGGAGTGTTTTGATATGGACAGGAATGGCCTGCCCGTAAATGCCCACCCCCTGACCGTTCGTGAAGCCGGACGCCTTGCGCAGTCCCTGCGGGTAGCCAAAGAAACAGAAACGCCCGTACTCAAATCTGATGGCATCATGGCCGCAAATATTTTGCAGGTGGACACTTCCGCTAACCGCGTTGTATGGTACACAAAAGCAATGCAACAGAACTTTTACTTCAGGGACGGCTTAGGCATCCCAAATGGCAGGGCAAACGTTCCGGCACTACTGTGGGTTGCCGACAGAAATAGTCTTAACATTTACGCCCTTAAAAGCAACAGGCGGCCAAAAGATAGTACACCGTTATATCATGCTCCGTTTTTTAATGTGTACGCAGATGGAAATGTTTGTATGGGAACGGTGGACGTGCGCATTAAGAAAACTGCATCCCTCAAAGAATTTACAACAGCATGGGAAGGCTATTTTTTTAACAGCTATTTCAGTCACTTAGTGAATGAACATAATCCTGTTAATGGTAACTGTGTGTCCCTATGGAAAAGCCTTATAGAAAACGGAGAAGATTTTCCGAAAGACCGCCTGATTGTCACTAAAAGAACCATCAAAAAATTACTCCTATGGACAGCGAAAAAATAA